One stretch of Armigeres subalbatus isolate Guangzhou_Male chromosome 2, GZ_Asu_2, whole genome shotgun sequence DNA includes these proteins:
- the LOC134214847 gene encoding mitochondrial carrier homolog 2 encodes MPTMWERNGNENDYEVGEWLRFGLRLGVTTALHPLEYAKVLMQIGFEPVAPVPGRTLFGRPTMVLPNVFQYAAFIKDVDGFYGCFRGLSAKIVGNLLSAHFSEKIADELELEDVKDSDTKRKSADDGGIVDIEEDRRQLDEQFKKQLKRNLVVHTAGVFISQPFHVISVRMMAQFVGREKIYTGLWASIREIWSEEGFHGFFSGLVPRLLCDLGCLVIASSATYLASRYVVREREGRIYFSSISQFIASSLFYPYHVVSTCMIVKGSRLKAGCLPNMEQYKDWRDCYGKLKAAGQHKRGSSLFFRYVSRPQVPNKAKGGFAPFPELKYTH; translated from the exons ATGCCGACTATGTGGGAACGCAATGGCAACGAGAATGATTACGAGGTTGGTGAGTGGCTACGCTTTGGTCTCCGGCTCGGGGTGACCACCGCGCTGCACCCGCTCGAATACGCCAAAGTTCTGATGCAG ATTGGCTTTGAACCAGTCGCCCCCGTGCCGGGTCGTACATTGTTCGGAAGGCCGACTATGGTCCTGCCGAATGTTTTCCAGTATG cGGCCTTCATTAAGGATGTTGACGGATTCTACGGTTGTTTTCGGGGGCTGAGTGCAAAGATCGTCGGCAACTTACTGAGTGCCCACTTCAGCGAAAAGATCGCCGACGAACTGGAACTGGAAGATGTTAAGGATTCGGACACAAAACGTAAATCCGCAGATGATGGTGGGATCGTAGACATAGAGGAGGATCGTCGGCAGCTGGACGAGCAGTTCAAAAAGCAATTGAAACGCAATCTCGTGGTACACACCGCCGGAGTTTTCATTTCGCAGCCATTCCATGTGATTTCCGTTCGCATGATGGCTCAATTTGTCGGCCGGGAGAAAATCTACACCGGGCTGTGGGCATCGATCCGGGAGATTTGGTCCGAGGAGGGTTTCCACGGTTTCTTCAGCGGTTTAGTGCCGCGATTGCTGTGCGATCTAGGTTGTTTGGTAATCGCCAGCTCAGCGACCTACCTGGCCAGCAGATACGTGGTCCGCGAGAGGGAAGGACGTATCTATTTTTCCAGCATTTCGCAATTTATTGCTTCAAGCCTTTTCTACCCGTACCACGTGGTGTCCACCTGTATGATTGTCAAAGGATCAAG ATTGAAGGCTGGATGCCTACCCAACATGGAACAGTACAAAGATTGGCGTGACTGTTACGGCAAACTAAAGGCAGCTGGACAGCATAAGCGTGGAAGCTCACTGTTTTTCAG ATATGTCTCGCGACCACAAGTCCCGAATAAAGCCAAAGGCGGGTTCGCTCCCTTTCCGGAGCTGAAATACACGCACTAA
- the LOC134209119 gene encoding uncharacterized protein LOC134209119, protein MENGFIKTRKNSSLLETNTKYRSLVGALLYIAVCARPDIAASVSILGRSVCSPTEADWVAAKRVIRYLKGTKKWKLQYGDPEGKLTGYSDADWAGDLKTRKSTTGVVYMYAEGAISWTSRLQDFVTLSSMESEYVALSEASQEAVWLLNIFEDFGEPSFKPVTLREDNQSCIKFVSSERAMKRSRHIETRQCYVKELCDVKLLELLYCPTEDMVADILTKALGHIKLRKFAGMLGSTVEDR, encoded by the coding sequence ATGGAGAATGGTTTTATCAAAACTCGAAAGAACAGTTCTCTACTAGAAACAAACACCAAATATCGGAGTCTAGTAGGAGCATTGTTGTACATCGCTGTATGTGCTAGACCAGACATCGCTGCAAGTGTGTCTATTTTGGGAAGAAGTGTATGTTCACCGACAGAGGCTGATTGGGTAGCTGCTAAACGTGTGATTCGCTACCTGAAAGGAACGAAAAAGTGGAAGTTACAATACGGAGATCCTGAAGGTAAGCTGACTGGATACTCAGATGCGGACTGGGCGGGTGATTTGAAAACTCGGAAGTCTACCACCGGAGTTGTCTACATGTATGCCGAAGGAGCAATTTCGTGGACAAGCCGTCTACAGGATTTCGTAACTTTGTCATCGATGGAGTCGGAATATGTAGCACTAAGCGAGGCAAGCCAAGAAGCGGTTTGGTTATTGAACATATTCGAAGATTTCGGAGAGCCGTCGTTCAAGCCAGTCACGCTGCGGGAAGATAACCAGAGTTGCATCAAATTTGTAAGTTCAGAGCGGGCAATGAAGCGATCGAGACACATAGAGACACGTCAGTGTTATGTTAAAGAGTTGTGTGATGTGAAATTGTTGGAGTTGCTGTATTGCCCCACCGAAGACATGGTTGCAGACATACTCACCAAGGCGCTTGGACATATAAAACTGCGGAAGTTCGCCGGTATGTTAGGATCGACCGTCGAGGATCGTTGA
- the LOC134214846 gene encoding BTB/POZ domain-containing adapter for CUL3-mediated RhoA degradation protein 3-like: MSGDQKTLIKGNPSQYVKLNVGGSLHYTTIGTLCKQDTMLRAMFSGRMEVLTDSEGWILIDRCGTHFGTILNFLRDGSVALPETTRAIAELLAESKYYCIDELGEACEKVLAKKERESRESEPICRVPLITSQKEEQYLITTATKPVVKLLINRHNNKYSYTNTSDDNLLKNIELFDKLSLRFSGRVFFIKDVIGSSEICCWSFYGNGKKVAEVCCTSIVYATDKKHTKVEFPEARIFEETLNILLYENKNAPDQELMQATSLRGAVGGISSYTSDEEEERTGLARLRSNKQNNPT; encoded by the coding sequence ATGTCGGGTGATCAAAAAACCCTCATCAAGGGTAACCCATCGCAATATGTAAAGCTGAATGTGGGCGGATCGTTGCACTACACGACAATCGGGACGCTTTGCAAGCAGGACACCATGCTCCGGGCCATGTTTAGCGGTCGAATGGAAGTACTGACCGATTCTGAAGGTTGGATCCTCATCGACCGTTGCGGCACTCACTTTGGTACGATTCTCAATTTCCTACGCGATGGCAGCGTTGCACTGCCGGAGACCACGAGGGCAATCGCCGAACTGCTAGCGGAGTCCAAGTATTACTGCATCGATGAACTTGGTGAGGCATGTGAGAAGGTACTGGCCAAAAAAGAACGCGAATCACGAGAATCGGAACCAATATGCCGTGTTCCGTTGATAACCTCGCAAAAGGAAGAGCAGTATTTGATAACGACAGCCACCAAGCCGGTCGTCAAGTTACTCATCAACCGTCACAATAACAAGTACAGCTATACGAACACGTCTGACGACAATCTGTTGAAAAATATCGAACTATTCGATAAACTCTCGCTGCGTTTCAGTGGTCGAGTGTTCTTCATAAAAGATGTGATCGGTTCCAGCGAGATTTGCTGTTGGTCCTTCTACGGCAATGGGAAAAAGGTAGCGGAAGTATGCTGCACGTCCATCGTGTATGCAACGGATAAAAAACACACCAAGGTTGAATTTCCGGAGGCACGCATCTTCGAAGAAACCCTCAATATTCTACTGTACGAGAACAAGAATGCTCCGGATCAGGAGTTGATGCAGGCCACTTCGCTTCGAGGAGCAGTAGGAGGCATATCTTCCTACACCAGCGACGAGGAAGAAGAACGTACCGGTCTGGCTCGATTGCGCTCCAATAAACAGAATAATCCCACATGA
- the LOC134214848 gene encoding multiple inositol polyphosphate phosphatase 1-like yields the protein MMTRSSRVLQIIPIVLSVLLASQLVVQAAKSSFCCEDYCYSRDRHRSQSKHFATKTAYEVVRGSASSKDHIVPNCTPTKFWLLSRHGTRLMGEKDIASLPQALNTLRDLVLDNYNKRRTAPNVGRLCTEDLNLLRSWRWDSNITTGYGSFLTNQGWNDLKFLAGREKDRYPELFNGTYDKQRYLFRHTNTQRTEASFKAFVEGLFGDEAYNSIDATSDPSDDTLLKAYDFCPAYDANKDKNDEPNSEASKFLQSRLYIQTLSEISKRLGFDYTLSTEQVEDLWDACRFEQAWHPYENSPWCSVFTKNQVDVLEYKEDLKYYYQNSYGYKESSNLACFTVADMITQLGGVDGQQVIAYFTHESKIQIFLAALGAKRDKNALRADNYFSMRHRKFKSSELTPFASNVAVVRYQCSDPVEPVKVKFFLNEKVLKLDWCRGELCDWSKVVRYLERFTSGDCATMYCSGSDASNGTLG from the exons ATG ATGACCCGATCTAGCAGAGTTCTTCAGATAATCCCGATCGTTCTGAGCGTTCTTCTTGCTAGCCAACTCGTCGTTCAGGCGGCAAAGAGCAGCTTCTGTTGTGAGGACTACTGCTACAGTCGCGATAGACACCGTAGTCAGTCGAAACACTTCGCAACCAAAACTGCCTACGAAGTGGTTCGCGGTTCGGCTTCTAGCAAGGACCATATCGTGCCAA ATTGCACTCCGACCAAGTTTTGGCTGCTCAGTCGTCATGGAACGAGACTGATGGGAGAAAAGGATATCGCATCTTTACCGCAGGCTCTGAACACC CTCCGCGACTTGGTTCTGGATAACTACAATAAGCGTCGTACGGCTCCAAACGTAGGCAGATTGTGCACGGAAGATTTGAATTTACTTAGATCATGGCGCTGGGATTCAAATATCACCACCGGTTACGGATCTTTCCTCACTAACCAAGGTTGGAATGATTTGAAATTTCTTGCTGGACGAGAAAAGGATCGCTATCCTGAGTTGTTCAACGGGACGTACGATAAGCAACGATATTTG TTCCGCCATACGAATACGCAACGTACTGAAGCCAGCTTCAAAGCGTTTGTTGAAGGTCTGTTCGGAGATGAAGCTTATAATTCCATTGATGCAACGTCAGACCCCAGTGACGATACTTTACTAAAAGCGTACGATTTCTGTCCGGCATATGATGCTAATAAGGACAAAAATGACGAACCGAACTCGGAAGCGAGTAAGTTTTTACAATCCCGTCTGTACATACAGACTTTGTCAGAAATATCGAAACGTTTGGGATTCGATTACACTTTGAGCACCGAACAGGTTGAAGACCTGTGGGATGCTTGCAGATTCGAACAAGCTTGGCATCCATATGAGAACAGCCCCTGGTGCAGTGTCTTCACAAAGAATCAAGTGGATGTTCTCGAGTACAAGGAGGATCTCAAATATTACTACCAGAACAGCTATGGATACAAGGAGAGCTCCAATTTGGCCTGCTTCACGGTAGCAGACATGATAACGCAGTTAGGCGGCGTAGATGGACAACAAGTAATTGCATATTTCACACATGAGTCTAAGATTCAAATCTTTCTGGCTGCCTTGGGTGCCAAAAGGGATAAAAATGCACTTCGAGCGGATAACTATTTCTCAATGAGGCATCGTAAGTTCAAATCGAGCGAGCTGACTCCGTTTGCGTCAAATGTCGCAGTCGTCCGATACCAGTGCAGCGATCCGGTGGAACCTGTGAAAGTGAAGTTCTTCCTGAACGAGAAAGTCTTGAAATTGGACTGGTGTCGAGGTGAGTTGTGCGATTGGTCCAAAGTAGTTCGTTATCTCGAGCGTTTCACCAGTGGAGATTGTGCAACAATGTACTGTAGCGGAAGTGACGCGTCAAATGGGACATTGGGTtaa
- the LOC134214851 gene encoding multiple inositol polyphosphate phosphatase 1-like, whose amino-acid sequence MVNIRAIVLRFIVIFLYISIAHAQSNRCCEDYCYSHDNDRSQSKHFATKTAYEVIHGSSSSREHIVPNCIPSKLWILSRHGTRLPGKKDIEFLPKTLNNLRESILDNYENRRTAPDMGRMCPDDLDLLRSWRWDRNVTVDHESFLTDQGWSDLKLLARREKDRFYEVFNGPYDKQRYLFRHTKTQRTEASFKAFVEGLFGDGAYNFINAEPEPNDDTLLKPYDFCPAYDANKDKNKQPDSELNKFLRSRLYQETLGDISARLGFRYNLSSDQVEAMWDACRYEQAWHLQQYSSWCSVFTKTQVNILEYKEDLKYYYQNSYGYEKSSDLACYAVADMMKHLGRADGQQVVAYFTHESEIQIFLAALGAKKDREALRADNFYAMQNRNFRSSELTPFASNVAVARYQCADPVEPVKVIFFLNEKALMFDWCRVGLCNWSEVARRYERFTKGDCAKMYCGGSGASSRTMNWAVMMSALAIAAVILVQR is encoded by the exons ATGGTTAACATTCGCGCCATCGTTCTTAGATTCATTGTGATCTTCCTTTACATTTCCATCGCCCACGCGCAGAGCAACAGATGTTGTGAGGACTACTGCTACAGCCATGATAATGACCGGAGCCAGTCAAAACATTTTGCCACCAAAACTGCCTACGAAGTAATCCACGGCTCGTCTTCTAGTCGGGAGCATATTGTTCCAA ATTGCATTCCATCTAAGCTTTGGATATTGAGTCGTCATGGGACGAGACTCCCGGGAAAAAAGGATATCGAGTTTCTACCGAAGACTCTAAACAAT CTCCGTGAATCCATATTGGACAACTACGAAAATCGACGTACGGCTCCTGATATGGGTCGGATGTGCCCGGACGATTTGGATCTGCTTAGATCGTGGCGGTGGGATCGGAACGTTACCGTTGATCACGAATCTTTTCTCACCGATCAAGGATGGAGCGATTTGAAGTTGCTGGCCAGACGGGAGAAGGATCGCTTCTACGAAGTTTTTAATGGGCCTTATGACAAGCAACGGTATTTA TTCCGTCACACGAAAACGCAAAGGACCGAAGCCAGTTTCAAAGCGTTTGTGGAAGGATTGTTTGGGGATGGTGCGTACAATTTCATCAATGCGGAGCCGGAGCCCAACGACGACACACTGTTAAAACCATACGATTTTTGCCCAGCATATGATGCCAATAAGGACAAGAACAAGCAACCAGATTCTGAGTTGAACAAGTTTTTGAGGTCCCGCTTGTACCAGGAAACTTTGGGTGATATCTCGGCACGATTGGGATTCCGCTACAATCTGAGCTCTGATCAGGTTGAAGCCATGTGGGATGCTTGCAGGTACGAGCAGGCTTGGCATCTACAACAATATAGCTCTTGGTGCAGTGTCTTCACCAAAACTCAAGTGAACATTCTGGAGTACAAAGAAGATCTTAAGTACTACTACCAGAATAGCTACGGGTATGAGAAAAGTTCGGACCTGGCTTGCTACGCGGTAGCCGACATGATGAAGCATCTGGGACGTGCGGATGGTCAACAAGTCGTTGCATACTTTACGCACGAGTCGGAGATTCAGATTTTCTTGGCTGCATTGGGTGCTAAGAAGGATAGAGAGGCACTTCGAGCCGATAACTTCTACGCTATGCAGAACCGCAACTTCAGATCTAGCGAGCTGACTCCGTTTGCCTCAAATGTTGCGGTCGCCCGGTATCAGTGTGCCGACCCGGTCGAACCGGTGAAGGTCATTTTCTTCCTCAACGAGAAGGCACTGATGTTCGACTGGTGCCGAGTTGGTTTGTGCAATTGGTCGGAAGTGGCTCGCCGGTACGAGCGATTTACCAAAGGAGACTGTGCTAAAATGTACTGCGGTGGAAGTGGCGCCTCCAGCAGAACGATGAATTGGGCAGTCATGATGAGCGCTTTGGCCATTGCGGCAGTTATTTTAGTACAACGATAG